In the genome of Chloroflexota bacterium, the window CCGCCCGCCCGCTCGATCAGGCACACTGTCTCGGAAGCAGCCTCGGCGTTGCCCCGGTAGTTGACGACCAGATCCCATCCGTGCCGGGCGAGGGCCACCGCGATGCCCCGGCCGATGCCTCGCCCTCCCCC includes:
- a CDS encoding SDR family NAD(P)-dependent oxidoreductase, with the translated sequence MGDGRSEVGDRRVALVTGGGRGIGRGIAVALARHGWDLVVNYRGNAEAASETVCLIERAGG